The Clostridium cagae genome has a segment encoding these proteins:
- the dhaK gene encoding dihydroxyacetone kinase subunit DhaK has protein sequence MKKLINNPDNVLSDMLEGIVAAHPEYLKKLDNANVLVRSEKAENKVAIVSGGGSGHEPAHGGYVGFGMLDGAVCGEVFTSPTPDQVYEAIKATDNGKGVLLVIKNYTGDVMNFEMAKEMAEMEGIKVEQVVVNDDVAVENSLYTAGRRGIAGTVFVHKLSGAKAEAGGNLEEVKGVAEKVIENVRSMGMSLSSCIVPAAGKANFTLGEDEIEIGMGIHGEPGTHREKISTADQVAEHLLSKILDDIEISSGDEVAVMINGLGSTPYMELYIVNKKINQLLKDKGISIHKTFVGEFMTSLEMAGCSVSVLKLDSELKELLDAKANTPGFKVVK, from the coding sequence ATGAAGAAGTTAATAAATAATCCAGATAATGTTTTATCAGATATGCTAGAAGGTATTGTGGCAGCACATCCAGAGTATTTAAAAAAATTGGATAATGCTAATGTATTAGTAAGAAGTGAAAAGGCAGAAAATAAAGTCGCAATAGTTAGTGGTGGTGGTAGTGGACATGAGCCAGCACATGGAGGATATGTTGGCTTCGGAATGTTAGATGGTGCAGTTTGTGGGGAAGTATTTACATCACCTACTCCAGATCAAGTGTATGAAGCAATTAAAGCAACTGACAATGGAAAAGGAGTTCTTCTTGTTATAAAAAATTATACTGGAGATGTCATGAACTTCGAAATGGCAAAGGAAATGGCTGAAATGGAAGGTATAAAGGTAGAACAGGTTGTAGTTAATGATGATGTAGCAGTTGAAAATAGTTTATATACAGCTGGAAGAAGAGGTATTGCAGGAACCGTATTTGTTCATAAATTATCTGGAGCTAAGGCTGAAGCAGGTGGAAATTTAGAAGAAGTAAAAGGTGTTGCTGAAAAGGTAATTGAAAATGTTAGAAGTATGGGAATGTCTTTATCATCTTGCATAGTACCAGCAGCAGGTAAAGCTAACTTCACTTTAGGAGAAGATGAAATAGAAATTGGTATGGGTATTCATGGAGAACCAGGAACTCATAGAGAAAAAATATCAACTGCAGACCAGGTTGCAGAACATTTATTAAGTAAAATTCTAGATGATATAGAAATTTCAAGTGGTGATGAAGTAGCTGTTATGATAAATGGATTAGGATCAACACCATATATGGAATTATATATTGTAAATAAAAAAATAAATCAATTATTGAAAGATAAAGGAATAAGTATTCATAAAACTTTTGTTGGAGAATTTATGACTTCACTAGAAATGGCTGGATGTTCTGTTTCAGTATTGAAGCTTGATAGTGAACTTAAAGAATTACTTGATGCAAAAGCTAATACACCAGGATTTAAAGTTGTTAAGTAA
- a CDS encoding MIP/aquaporin family protein: MSIFMAELIGSMLLILLGDGVVANVVLKDSKGTGAGWIVITTGWALAVAIPALMFGGYSGAHFNPALTVALAAIGTIPWSVVPQYFAGEFLGAFLGAVLVFIMYYDQFKATDDKDGKLAVFCTAPAIRNTGINFMGELIGTFMLVFGILGLGAVQMAPGLNTLCVGGLIFVIGLSLGGPTGYAINPCRDLSPRIAHAILPIPDKRDADWGYAWIPVVAPIVGGLIGAFLWQAIV, encoded by the coding sequence ATGTCAATTTTTATGGCTGAATTAATTGGGTCAATGTTACTTATCCTTCTAGGAGATGGCGTTGTTGCAAACGTTGTTTTAAAGGATTCAAAGGGTACAGGAGCAGGTTGGATAGTTATTACAACTGGTTGGGCACTAGCTGTTGCGATTCCAGCATTAATGTTTGGAGGATATAGTGGAGCACACTTTAATCCAGCATTAACAGTAGCACTTGCAGCAATCGGAACAATTCCATGGTCAGTAGTTCCTCAATACTTTGCAGGTGAATTTTTAGGAGCATTCCTAGGTGCTGTTTTAGTATTTATTATGTACTATGATCAATTCAAAGCAACTGACGACAAAGATGGAAAATTAGCAGTATTCTGTACAGCTCCAGCAATAAGAAATACTGGAATAAACTTTATGGGTGAGCTTATTGGTACATTCATGTTAGTATTCGGTATATTAGGATTAGGCGCTGTTCAAATGGCACCAGGACTTAACACATTATGTGTTGGTGGATTAATCTTTGTAATAGGTTTAAGTTTAGGTGGTCCTACAGGATATGCAATCAACCCTTGTAGAGATTTATCACCAAGAATAGCACATGCTATATTACCTATACCAGATAAAAGAGATGCAGACTGGGGATATGCTTGGATTCCAGTTGTAGCTCCAATAGTTGGTGGTTTAATCGGTGCTTTCTTATGGCAAGCAATCGTTTAA
- a CDS encoding alpha/beta hydrolase, translating to MGIKELNFEMKREDGVNVFVRKFLKENASLKGAVIVCHGLGEHAGRYKQFNEVLAENGFTVYAHDQRGHGKTAVRDDVVHLESGGFSKTVDDMEALYKIVKAENENLPIFIFAHSMGTVITRKFIQKYSNNELKGVILCGPVYFLDRVKELCDESKKSMIKNGSDHVNMNLIGLAFGNFNERFEPKRTDFDWLTRDNKEVDKYINDPLCGKPQTVGYYYEFASKFNVYDDKEINKIRKDLSVIFITGGDDPTSDYGEGIKVASEKYKKAGINDINLKIYPKARHELLNEFNKEEVINDVINWINNRI from the coding sequence ATGGGAATTAAAGAACTTAATTTTGAGATGAAAAGAGAAGATGGTGTAAATGTATTTGTACGAAAGTTTTTAAAGGAAAATGCTTCTTTAAAAGGTGCAGTTATAGTTTGTCATGGACTTGGAGAACATGCAGGTAGATACAAACAGTTTAATGAGGTTTTAGCAGAAAATGGATTTACAGTATATGCACATGATCAAAGAGGACACGGCAAAACTGCTGTAAGAGATGATGTTGTTCATTTAGAAAGTGGTGGGTTTAGCAAAACTGTAGATGATATGGAAGCACTTTATAAAATAGTAAAAGCAGAAAATGAAAACTTACCTATATTCATATTTGCGCATAGTATGGGAACTGTAATAACAAGAAAATTCATTCAAAAATATAGTAATAATGAATTAAAAGGTGTTATTTTATGTGGGCCAGTATATTTTCTTGATAGAGTAAAAGAATTATGTGATGAATCAAAAAAATCTATGATTAAAAATGGCTCTGATCATGTTAATATGAATCTAATAGGTTTAGCATTTGGAAACTTTAATGAGAGATTTGAGCCTAAGAGAACAGATTTTGATTGGCTTACAAGAGACAATAAAGAAGTAGATAAGTATATTAATGATCCACTTTGCGGAAAGCCTCAAACAGTAGGATATTATTATGAATTTGCGTCAAAATTTAATGTATATGATGACAAAGAAATTAATAAGATAAGAAAAGACTTATCTGTAATCTTTATAACTGGAGGAGACGATCCAACAAGTGATTATGGTGAAGGCATTAAAGTAGCTAGTGAAAAATATAAAAAGGCAGGAATTAATGACATTAATTTAAAGATATATCCTAAAGCAAGACACGAATTGTTGAATGAATTTAATAAAGAAGAAGTTATTAACGATGTGATTAATTGGATAAACAATAGAATCTAA
- a CDS encoding sigma-54 interaction domain-containing protein, whose product MRIVREIEINNSNKYLKFEAIVSIIRNFFALEEIYNVKILLDIKEKGEIPATIILGYILLNISEVKELTLIIDGNNDLELVYKNVEVLLASYINEDNISSNINIYNTYGMVINNKLNNNKVIVQNKPDKAFNKFIGRSNKILDILNLATKSAKSSATVLIRGESGTGKELIAEGIHNASERKKGPFIRVNCAAIPENLIESELFGHEKGSFTGAIRRKLGKFELANNGTIFLDEIGEMDKNTQAKILRVLQYKEFQRVGGEDTIKVDVRVIAATHRNLEEMVKSGEFREDLYYRLNVIPVMIPSLKDRSEDIPLLVNHFINKFQKSGEYKQFSKDVMNIFMSYPWKGNVRELENVIERILALNEGDVITIKEIPLYIKEEMQKENKSNIKIFTENNFIGNSKNEVLNIIQDLDEVLPMKTYEKMIIEKALRKYGSFNAAGKILGLNHKTIAAKAKEFGIEKTVNWKRK is encoded by the coding sequence ATGAGAATTGTTAGAGAGATAGAAATTAATAATAGTAATAAGTATTTAAAATTTGAAGCAATAGTATCTATTATAAGAAATTTTTTTGCTTTGGAAGAAATATATAATGTTAAAATACTTCTCGATATTAAAGAAAAGGGTGAAATTCCAGCTACAATAATATTAGGTTATATACTTTTAAATATATCGGAAGTGAAGGAGTTAACTTTAATAATAGATGGAAATAATGATTTAGAATTAGTATATAAAAATGTAGAAGTTTTATTAGCAAGTTATATTAATGAAGATAATATTTCAAGCAATATTAATATATACAATACTTATGGTATGGTAATTAACAATAAACTAAATAACAATAAGGTGATTGTTCAAAATAAACCGGATAAGGCATTTAATAAATTTATAGGAAGAAGCAATAAAATTTTAGACATATTAAATTTAGCTACTAAATCAGCTAAAAGTTCTGCAACAGTACTTATTAGGGGAGAAAGTGGTACTGGTAAAGAACTTATTGCAGAAGGTATCCATAATGCAAGTGAACGTAAAAAAGGTCCATTTATACGTGTTAACTGTGCAGCTATACCAGAAAATCTAATAGAAAGTGAATTATTTGGTCATGAAAAAGGATCATTTACAGGTGCTATAAGAAGAAAACTAGGAAAATTTGAATTAGCCAACAATGGAACTATATTTCTTGATGAAATAGGTGAAATGGATAAGAACACTCAAGCTAAAATTTTAAGAGTATTGCAATATAAAGAATTTCAAAGGGTTGGTGGAGAAGACACTATAAAGGTAGATGTTAGAGTTATTGCAGCAACACATAGAAATTTAGAGGAAATGGTTAAATCAGGAGAGTTTAGAGAAGATTTATATTATAGATTAAATGTTATTCCAGTAATGATACCCTCTTTAAAGGATAGATCGGAAGATATACCTTTACTAGTTAATCATTTTATTAATAAATTTCAAAAATCGGGAGAATATAAACAGTTTTCAAAAGATGTGATGAACATATTTATGAGCTATCCATGGAAGGGAAATGTCAGAGAATTAGAAAATGTAATAGAAAGAATATTAGCATTAAATGAAGGTGACGTTATTACTATAAAAGAGATACCTTTATATATAAAAGAAGAAATGCAAAAAGAAAATAAAAGTAATATTAAGATTTTTACTGAAAATAATTTTATAGGTAATTCTAAAAATGAAGTTTTGAATATTATTCAGGATTTAGATGAGGTATTACCAATGAAAACATATGAGAAAATGATAATAGAAAAAGCATTAAGAAAATATGGTAGTTTTAATGCAGCTGGTAAAATATTAGGGTTAAATCATAAGACAATAGCGGCAAAAGCTAAGGAGTTTGGAATAGAGAAGACTGTTAATTGGAAAAGAAAATAA
- a CDS encoding FUSC family protein, protein MKNLKLPKIGLRNLKTALAVSLCMFIFQIFHRQDSFYACIASVVCMKDTVSNSFTMGKNRLIGTFLGGLIGLLVIFLSITFPLLYNITPIVTGIGIIFSIYLCTLLNKSASVIICCIVFISIMVNHHSGPGSYIYAIMRCIDTTIGITIAVVINKFVHPPKEKI, encoded by the coding sequence TTGAAAAATTTAAAACTTCCCAAGATAGGGTTAAGAAATTTAAAAACTGCATTAGCTGTTTCTTTGTGCATGTTCATATTTCAAATTTTTCATCGTCAAGACTCATTCTATGCATGTATTGCTTCTGTGGTTTGCATGAAAGATACTGTTTCAAACTCTTTTACAATGGGTAAAAATAGGCTAATAGGTACTTTCTTAGGTGGATTAATTGGACTCTTAGTTATATTTTTAAGCATAACTTTTCCACTTTTATATAATATAACGCCTATCGTTACTGGAATTGGAATAATTTTTTCAATATATTTGTGTACTTTATTAAACAAATCAGCATCAGTAATTATTTGTTGTATCGTATTCATAAGTATTATGGTAAATCATCATTCCGGACCAGGATCTTATATATACGCAATTATGAGATGCATTGATACTACTATTGGAATAACAATTGCTGTTGTTATAAATAAATTTGTACATCCACCAAAAGAAAAAATTTAG
- a CDS encoding aminopeptidase P family protein, which translates to MRTFEKIEKLREIMKKENIDYYVVPSGDFHQSEYVAEHFKSRAYITGFTGSAGTALIGREKGILWTDGRYFIQAEQQLKDSGIELYKMRIPGWPTLHEWLMENMKSGETVSFDGRLFSANEYKEFKKIKDKKDINIVMDKDLIEEIWNNKPELPKEKAFLHDIKYCGKSAKEKIEEVRVEMKKMGAESYIISSLDDIAWLYNIRGNDVKDTPVVLAYAVVNEEKATLYIDKNKLSNEDQIKLNNEGIKIDEYNNIFEDVKDIKNSVILDPNKVSGYIYTLINENVEVIEALNITTKLKAIKNSIEIENLKRCQIKDGVAMVRFLKWLKESVGKENITEVTVADKLLELRSKGDLFVEESFGTIAGYKDHAAMMHYSATDESAYELKPEGILLVDSGGQYLDGTTDITRSFILGKLTDEEKKDFTLVLKSHINLMKAKFLKGTTGSNLDVLARTILWDEGMDYKCGTGHGVGFFLSVHEGPQSIRPVPNTVVLEPGMILTNEPGVYKEGKHGIRTENVMLVTNDIETDEGGEFYKFEVMSYCPIDIEGIDKSLLTEAERKWLDVYHTETYVKLSPYLNDEEKNFLKNATREI; encoded by the coding sequence ATGAGAACTTTTGAAAAAATAGAAAAATTAAGAGAGATAATGAAAAAAGAAAATATAGATTATTATGTGGTTCCTAGTGGTGATTTTCATCAAAGTGAATATGTAGCTGAACATTTTAAATCAAGAGCATATATTACAGGATTTACAGGATCAGCAGGAACAGCATTAATAGGAAGAGAAAAAGGGATTCTTTGGACTGATGGTAGATATTTTATTCAAGCAGAGCAACAATTAAAGGATTCAGGAATTGAATTATACAAAATGAGAATACCAGGATGGCCAACTTTACATGAATGGCTAATGGAAAATATGAAATCAGGAGAAACAGTAAGTTTTGATGGAAGATTATTTTCTGCAAATGAATACAAAGAATTTAAGAAAATAAAAGATAAAAAAGATATAAATATAGTGATGGACAAAGATTTAATAGAAGAAATTTGGAATAATAAGCCAGAGTTACCTAAAGAAAAAGCTTTTTTACATGATATAAAATACTGTGGAAAATCAGCAAAAGAAAAGATTGAAGAAGTCAGAGTAGAAATGAAAAAGATGGGCGCAGAATCTTATATAATATCTTCATTAGATGATATTGCATGGCTTTATAATATAAGAGGAAATGATGTTAAAGATACTCCGGTTGTATTAGCTTATGCAGTAGTAAATGAAGAAAAAGCTACATTATATATAGATAAAAATAAGCTATCAAATGAAGACCAAATAAAATTAAACAATGAAGGTATTAAAATAGATGAATATAACAACATATTTGAAGATGTGAAAGATATAAAAAATAGTGTTATATTGGATCCTAATAAAGTAAGTGGATATATTTATACATTAATAAATGAAAATGTAGAAGTAATAGAAGCATTAAACATAACAACAAAATTGAAGGCTATAAAAAATAGCATTGAAATAGAAAATCTTAAAAGATGCCAAATAAAAGATGGCGTAGCTATGGTTAGGTTTTTAAAATGGCTTAAAGAAAGCGTAGGGAAAGAAAATATAACAGAAGTTACTGTAGCGGATAAGTTATTAGAGTTAAGAAGCAAAGGAGATCTTTTTGTAGAAGAGAGTTTTGGAACAATTGCTGGATATAAAGATCATGCTGCTATGATGCATTATTCAGCTACCGATGAAAGTGCTTATGAATTAAAACCAGAAGGAATACTTTTAGTTGATTCTGGTGGACAATATTTAGATGGAACTACAGATATAACTAGAAGCTTTATTTTAGGGAAATTAACAGATGAAGAAAAAAAAGATTTTACTTTAGTTTTAAAATCTCATATAAATCTTATGAAGGCAAAATTCTTAAAGGGAACAACAGGTTCAAATTTGGATGTATTAGCAAGAACTATTTTATGGGATGAAGGTATGGATTATAAATGTGGAACAGGACATGGAGTAGGATTTTTCCTAAGTGTTCATGAAGGGCCACAATCAATAAGGCCAGTTCCGAATACTGTAGTTTTAGAACCGGGAATGATATTAACAAATGAACCGGGAGTATATAAAGAAGGAAAACACGGAATACGTACTGAAAATGTGATGTTAGTAACTAATGATATAGAGACAGATGAAGGTGGAGAATTCTATAAATTTGAAGTAATGTCATATTGCCCGATAGATATAGAAGGAATAGATAAATCATTATTAACAGAAGCAGAAAGAAAGTGGTTAGATGTTTATCATACTGAAACTTATGTTAAGTTAAGTCCTTATTTAAATGATGAAGAAAAGAACTTTCTTAAGAATGCAACTAGAGAAATATAA
- a CDS encoding Na+/H+ antiporter NhaC family protein: MKKINRYHVFLLTFMMFFMTSTVAFAEEIDPSVMNSGKFGWFTILPPLVAIVLAFITKDVVISLFIGILSGSFLLNLSSGNPFYALIQAFLDFVQRALNSLADPWNAGIVLQVMAIGGVISLVSRMGGARAIAEALAKKAKSPISAQIITWLLGIFVFFDDYANSLIVGPIMKPVADKMKISRERLAFIIDATAAPVAGIAIISTWIGLELGLIRDGFASIGQEVDAFGIFLSTIPYRFYNILILVFVVVSSLMLREFGPMRKAEIRARKGVSSNKEIALDKEMEDEIKVKEGVKLSIWNAIIPIGALIISALASFYYSGYTTIMGGQNQALISIMSNSPASFEAIREAFSASDAAVALFQSALFASIVAIVMSVCKKIFTLSEAIENWIHGMKGLIITGVILILAWSLGSVIKDLGTAVFLVSKLSSTVPSFLLPSIIFILGAVISFATGTAYGTMGILMPLAIPLSYSISPEMGYVVMSASAVLTGAIFGDHCSPISDTTIMSSMGAGCDHIDHVRTQLPYSLSVAGITIVFGYIPVGLGLPVWLVLPISIIAIVGLVYFVGKPIENCEE, translated from the coding sequence ATGAAAAAAATTAATAGGTATCATGTATTTTTATTAACGTTTATGATGTTTTTTATGACATCAACAGTTGCTTTTGCTGAGGAGATAGATCCATCAGTAATGAATTCAGGCAAATTTGGATGGTTTACTATATTGCCACCACTGGTAGCTATAGTACTAGCATTTATAACTAAGGATGTTGTAATATCGTTGTTTATAGGTATTTTATCTGGATCATTTTTATTAAATTTATCTAGTGGAAATCCATTCTATGCACTTATTCAAGCATTTTTAGATTTTGTGCAAAGGGCATTGAACTCTTTAGCAGATCCTTGGAATGCAGGAATAGTGCTTCAAGTTATGGCTATTGGTGGAGTAATTAGTTTAGTTAGCAGAATGGGTGGAGCAAGAGCAATAGCTGAAGCATTAGCTAAAAAAGCTAAAAGTCCTATTAGTGCACAAATAATTACTTGGTTACTTGGAATCTTTGTATTCTTTGATGATTATGCAAATTCATTGATAGTTGGACCAATAATGAAGCCTGTTGCAGATAAAATGAAAATCTCTAGAGAAAGATTAGCATTTATAATTGATGCCACAGCAGCTCCAGTAGCAGGGATTGCAATAATATCAACATGGATTGGTTTAGAATTAGGGCTTATAAGAGATGGTTTCGCAAGCATAGGACAAGAAGTAGATGCATTTGGAATATTTTTAAGTACAATTCCATATAGATTTTATAATATATTAATTTTAGTATTTGTTGTTGTAAGCTCACTTATGTTAAGAGAGTTTGGTCCAATGAGAAAAGCTGAGATTAGAGCAAGAAAAGGTGTTTCTTCAAATAAAGAAATAGCACTAGATAAAGAAATGGAAGATGAAATTAAAGTAAAAGAGGGTGTGAAATTAAGCATTTGGAATGCAATTATTCCAATAGGTGCATTAATTATTTCAGCACTTGCAAGTTTTTATTATAGCGGATATACAACTATAATGGGTGGACAAAATCAAGCTTTAATAAGTATTATGTCTAATTCACCAGCATCATTTGAAGCTATAAGAGAAGCTTTTTCAGCATCAGATGCCGCAGTAGCATTATTCCAATCAGCATTATTTGCATCTATAGTAGCTATAGTGATGTCAGTATGTAAAAAAATATTCACATTATCAGAAGCTATAGAGAATTGGATACATGGAATGAAAGGTCTTATAATAACAGGAGTTATTTTAATACTTGCATGGTCTTTAGGTTCAGTAATTAAAGATCTTGGTACAGCTGTATTTTTAGTAAGTAAGTTATCAAGTACAGTTCCAAGCTTTTTATTACCAAGTATAATATTTATTTTGGGAGCGGTAATATCATTTGCAACAGGAACAGCTTATGGAACAATGGGAATTTTAATGCCACTTGCAATTCCACTTTCATATTCAATTTCACCAGAAATGGGATATGTAGTTATGAGTGCTAGTGCAGTTCTTACAGGTGCAATATTTGGAGATCACTGTTCACCAATATCAGATACAACAATAATGTCTTCAATGGGAGCGGGATGTGATCATATAGATCACGTTAGAACTCAATTGCCTTATTCTTTATCAGTAGCAGGTATAACTATAGTATTTGGTTATATACCAGTAGGACTTGGATTACCAGTATGGTTAGTGTTGCCTATATCAATAATTGCAATAGTAGGATTAGTGTATTTTGTTGGTAAACCAATAGAAAATTGTGAAGAATAA
- a CDS encoding ABC1 kinase family protein has product MAKQSSERFKKIIKVFASYGFGYIFDSKQVEYKKSPANLRNAFEELGPTFIKLGQILSTRPDILPKEYIDELVKLQDSAPQEDFEVMKSVLEGSLNISLEEYFEYVNISPIASASIAQVYEGILKDGRNVVIKIQRPDIYESMHLDIAILMRIFKFTKSKNTLPIDPIEALQEIKITADEELDFILEGKNIEKFRLNNKNVLPIYAPYVVKELLSDKVIVLEKIDGFKINDLQRIKDEGYNNKDIAKKLALSYCKQVFKDGFFHGDPHPGNLLIDCGKICFIDFGIVGQLNDGTKKTLNSIMLAIATKDKEKLIEYILSVSIKKGKVNRMHLYDGVSYMFDTYLATSIKNIKISVLLQEIFYLTKESNLQLPRELVSLIRGVVILEGVIAEIDPELEIIDVVVSFIKAKNKDIIFDFLTSEELIVSLYSFGRDGIRIPSKVSELLTKMSLGEAKLQLIVQDKNYIFQELNKMVNRMITGLLISSLIIGSSLVITKNVGPKYNGVSLIGVVGYSISTIFALILLINMIKYWRFNIKK; this is encoded by the coding sequence GTGGCTAAACAATCTTCAGAGAGATTCAAAAAAATAATAAAAGTTTTTGCAAGTTATGGTTTTGGATATATATTTGACAGTAAACAAGTTGAATATAAGAAATCTCCTGCTAATTTAAGAAATGCATTTGAAGAACTTGGACCAACATTTATTAAGCTAGGACAAATATTGAGTACAAGACCAGATATACTTCCTAAGGAGTATATAGATGAACTAGTAAAACTACAAGATTCTGCTCCACAAGAAGATTTTGAGGTGATGAAATCTGTTCTAGAAGGCTCATTAAATATCTCCTTAGAAGAATATTTTGAATATGTTAACATATCTCCAATAGCATCTGCATCTATAGCTCAAGTTTATGAAGGAATATTGAAAGATGGAAGAAATGTAGTTATAAAAATACAAAGGCCAGACATTTATGAAAGTATGCATTTAGATATAGCTATATTAATGAGAATATTTAAATTTACAAAATCAAAAAATACATTACCAATAGATCCCATAGAAGCTTTACAAGAAATAAAAATAACAGCAGATGAAGAGTTAGATTTTATTTTAGAAGGAAAAAATATTGAAAAATTTAGGCTTAATAATAAAAATGTGTTGCCTATTTATGCTCCTTATGTAGTAAAGGAATTATTAAGTGATAAGGTAATAGTATTAGAAAAAATAGATGGATTTAAAATAAATGATTTACAGAGAATTAAAGATGAGGGATATAACAATAAAGATATTGCGAAAAAATTAGCTCTATCTTATTGTAAACAAGTATTTAAAGATGGCTTCTTTCATGGAGATCCTCATCCAGGAAATTTATTGATAGATTGTGGCAAAATTTGTTTTATTGATTTTGGTATTGTAGGGCAATTGAATGATGGTACTAAAAAGACTTTAAATTCAATAATGCTAGCAATAGCAACCAAAGATAAAGAAAAACTTATAGAATATATATTATCAGTTTCAATAAAAAAAGGAAAAGTAAATAGAATGCATTTATATGATGGAGTATCATATATGTTTGATACATATTTGGCTACATCAATAAAAAATATAAAAATTTCTGTATTGTTACAGGAAATATTTTACTTAACAAAGGAAAGTAATTTACAATTGCCAAGAGAATTGGTATCACTAATAAGAGGGGTAGTAATATTAGAAGGTGTTATAGCAGAAATAGATCCAGAGCTAGAGATTATAGATGTTGTAGTATCTTTTATAAAAGCAAAAAATAAAGATATAATATTTGATTTTCTTACAAGTGAAGAACTAATAGTATCATTATATTCATTTGGAAGGGATGGAATTAGGATACCATCTAAAGTATCAGAGTTATTAACTAAAATGTCTTTAGGAGAAGCTAAATTACAACTTATAGTACAAGATAAAAATTATATATTTCAAGAGCTAAATAAGATGGTAAATAGAATGATAACAGGCCTATTAATATCATCACTTATAATAGGTTCATCTTTAGTGATAACTAAGAATGTAGGACCTAAATATAATGGAGTATCATTAATTGGTGTAGTTGGATACAGTATTTCAACTATTTTTGCATTAATACTTTTAATAAATATGATAAAATATTGGCGTTTTAATATAAAAAAATAA
- a CDS encoding phasin family protein codes for MIKEARNLFIAMVGATTMTYEKANEVVNTLVEKGKVTIEEGKELSEELKREIKEKKDTVKFMANEKINEIKPLTKDDIYGILQEFDFISKEEFNELKDRISDIEEKLKDK; via the coding sequence TTGATTAAAGAAGCAAGAAATTTATTTATTGCCATGGTTGGAGCAACAACGATGACTTATGAAAAGGCTAATGAAGTTGTAAATACATTAGTTGAAAAAGGAAAGGTAACAATAGAAGAAGGTAAAGAACTTTCAGAAGAATTAAAAAGGGAGATAAAAGAAAAAAAAGATACTGTAAAATTCATGGCTAATGAAAAAATTAATGAAATTAAACCGTTAACTAAAGATGATATTTATGGAATACTTCAAGAATTTGATTTTATTTCAAAGGAAGAATTTAATGAATTAAAAGATAGGATCAGTGATATAGAAGAAAAATTAAAAGATAAATAA
- a CDS encoding spore maturation protein produces the protein MLNYLSKSIIPIIFLLIISYGMIEGRKVYEWFIEGAKEGLNVCLRIFPALLAMIIAVQIFKESNLLGVLNNLIAPIGNLIGLPKEIIPLILIKPLSGSGAIGVFTDIIKSFGADTKIGLISSVVMGTTETIFYTITVYFGAVKVKKIRHTLWAAIFADLTAIIMAVFMVNLFLIK, from the coding sequence ATGCTTAACTATTTGAGTAAAAGTATAATTCCTATAATTTTTTTATTAATTATTAGTTATGGAATGATAGAAGGGCGTAAAGTTTATGAATGGTTTATAGAGGGTGCTAAAGAAGGATTAAATGTGTGTTTGAGAATATTCCCAGCTTTATTAGCTATGATTATAGCGGTGCAAATTTTTAAAGAGTCTAATTTATTAGGTGTTTTAAATAACTTGATTGCACCAATAGGAAATTTAATAGGATTACCTAAAGAGATAATACCGTTAATACTTATAAAGCCACTTTCAGGCAGTGGTGCTATTGGAGTGTTTACAGATATTATAAAAAGTTTTGGTGCTGACACTAAAATAGGACTAATTTCTTCAGTTGTAATGGGAACAACAGAGACTATTTTTTATACTATAACAGTTTACTTTGGTGCTGTAAAAGTAAAGAAAATAAGACATACATTATGGGCAGCTATTTTCGCTGATTTAACAGCTATAATAATGGCAGTTTTCATGGTTAATTTATTCCTAATTAAATAA